The proteins below are encoded in one region of Myxococcales bacterium:
- a CDS encoding 50S ribosomal protein L1 — translation MQKGKRRQQVAGKVDRDAQYNLNQACSLVKEASFARFDESVDIAVRLGVDPKHADQMVRGAIVLPHGTGKTVRVAVFAKGEKVKEAEDAGADIVGSDDLVAKVSEGFLDFDTVVATPDMMGGVGRLGKVLGPRGLMPNPKVGTVTMDVAKAVREAKAGKIEFRVEKAGIVHAPVGKKSFDEAHLLENVKALMGALLKAKPAAAKGNYVRSITLSSTMGPGIKIDPATIEAEA, via the coding sequence ATGCAAAAAGGTAAGCGAAGGCAGCAGGTCGCCGGAAAAGTCGACCGGGATGCCCAGTACAATCTCAATCAAGCTTGCAGCTTGGTTAAAGAAGCGTCGTTTGCACGCTTTGATGAAAGTGTTGATATTGCCGTGCGTTTGGGCGTGGATCCAAAACATGCAGACCAAATGGTGCGTGGCGCTATCGTCCTTCCTCATGGAACAGGCAAAACCGTCCGTGTAGCTGTTTTCGCTAAAGGCGAAAAAGTTAAAGAAGCCGAAGATGCTGGCGCTGACATCGTGGGCAGTGATGACCTCGTTGCCAAAGTTAGTGAAGGCTTTTTGGACTTTGACACCGTTGTTGCAACACCGGATATGATGGGTGGCGTAGGCCGCTTGGGTAAAGTGCTCGGTCCGCGCGGTCTTATGCCGAACCCTAAAGTGGGCACGGTAACCATGGATGTGGCTAAGGCAGTCAGAGAAGCGAAGGCTGGCAAGATTGAGTTTCGCGTCGAGAAGGCCGGCATCGTTCATGCTCCTGTTGGAAAAAAGTCCTTTGATGAAGCTCACTTGTTAGAGAATGTGAAAGCTCTCATGGGAGCGCTCCTGAAAGCTAAACCCGCAGCAGCCAAGGGCAACTACGTACGTAGTATTACGCTCAGCTCGACGATGGGCCCTGGCATCAAGATTGACCCTGCAACCATTGAAGCGGAGGCCTAA
- the rpmG gene encoding 50S ribosomal protein L33, whose product MKTRVKIALVCSECGARNYRSTKAIKQGETEFLSLKKFCPSCGKHTVHKESK is encoded by the coding sequence TTGAAAACGCGAGTGAAAATTGCTTTGGTGTGCAGCGAGTGTGGGGCGCGGAATTATCGAAGCACCAAAGCGATAAAGCAGGGAGAAACAGAATTCCTGAGTCTCAAGAAGTTTTGCCCCTCCTGTGGTAAACACACGGTGCATAAGGAGTCTAAATAG
- the rplL gene encoding 50S ribosomal protein L7/L12 gives MANMTQDQMVDELSNWTIMEVAGLVKALEEKWGVSAAPVAVAGAVAAGAAEAVEEQTEFSVELSAAGDKKINVIKAVREITSLGLADAKNLVEGAPKMIKEGVSKDEAEDIKKKLEEAGAKVTVK, from the coding sequence ATGGCAAACATGACACAAGATCAGATGGTTGATGAGCTCAGCAACTGGACCATCATGGAAGTTGCAGGCTTGGTTAAAGCTTTGGAAGAAAAGTGGGGCGTGAGCGCTGCACCTGTTGCTGTGGCTGGAGCTGTTGCTGCTGGTGCCGCTGAAGCAGTTGAAGAACAGACCGAGTTCTCAGTGGAGCTTAGCGCTGCCGGTGACAAGAAAATCAATGTCATTAAGGCAGTTCGCGAAATCACAAGCTTAGGCCTTGCAGATGCTAAAAACCTTGTCGAGGGCGCGCCCAAGATGATCAAGGAAGGCGTATCTAAGGACGAAGCCGAAGACATCAAAAAGAAACTCGAAGAAGCTGGCGCGAAAGTCACTGTTAAGTGA
- a CDS encoding 50S ribosomal protein L10, translated as MATSQATKEAQLNSIRSRFEKASSAVLLDFKGTDVETVTDLRNKFREAGVDYAVVKNTLIEKAIEGTALDALDDFKAQLKGPTALAWAYEDPSAAAKVLKAFKKGLEKDTLNVKGGVMDSSFLSAKRVEGELANLPGKDEIRAQLLATLQAAASDLVRQLNAAGQNFAHVLSARERSLSSGP; from the coding sequence ATGGCAACATCGCAAGCAACAAAAGAGGCGCAGTTAAACAGCATTCGTTCGCGATTTGAAAAAGCAAGTTCAGCCGTGCTGCTTGATTTCAAAGGTACGGACGTTGAGACAGTGACTGATTTGCGAAATAAATTTCGTGAAGCGGGCGTTGACTACGCAGTCGTTAAGAACACTTTGATTGAAAAAGCCATTGAGGGGACTGCTCTTGATGCGCTTGACGATTTCAAAGCTCAGCTCAAGGGACCCACAGCGCTTGCGTGGGCCTATGAGGATCCTTCCGCGGCAGCAAAGGTTCTCAAGGCCTTCAAAAAAGGCCTTGAAAAGGATACCTTGAACGTCAAGGGCGGGGTAATGGATAGTAGCTTCCTCAGCGCTAAGCGCGTTGAAGGGGAGCTAGCGAATCTTCCTGGCAAGGATGAAATTCGTGCTCAGTTGCTTGCAACCTTGCAAGCCGCAGCAAGCGATCTTGTCCGGCAGCTCAATGCTGCGGGTCAAAACTTTGCTCATGTGCTTAGTGCTCGTGAGCGTTCATTGTCGAGTGGGCCCTAG
- the secE gene encoding preprotein translocase subunit SecE — MNDESNSNESVEAVGTRTMGLERYVQFAFLVFAIGMFWFVDNFVNTVWAYFAEPDQKLISGIAAVVGMVGAFLLYRNQKVKGLSDDVAQELARVTWPTRKETRYASLVVVITSIVAAVLLGLMDAAWSALTDFIYTGSIPLG, encoded by the coding sequence ATGAACGACGAAAGTAACAGCAACGAATCTGTAGAAGCGGTGGGCACACGAACCATGGGCCTGGAGCGCTACGTGCAATTTGCGTTCCTAGTCTTTGCGATCGGAATGTTTTGGTTTGTTGATAACTTCGTGAATACGGTTTGGGCTTATTTTGCTGAACCCGATCAAAAACTTATTTCAGGAATCGCGGCAGTTGTTGGTATGGTGGGTGCCTTCCTTCTTTATCGCAATCAAAAGGTAAAGGGGCTTTCCGATGACGTCGCCCAAGAACTTGCTCGTGTGACTTGGCCAACACGCAAGGAAACCCGCTATGCGTCGTTGGTTGTTGTCATCACTTCCATCGTTGCAGCTGTTTTGTTGGGGCTCATGGATGCTGCGTGGTCGGCGCTTACCGACTTTATCTATACAGGGAGTATTCCACTTGGTTGA
- the rplK gene encoding 50S ribosomal protein L11: protein MKKVIGQIKLQLPAGKANPSPPVGPALGQHGVNIMGFCKEFNAKTQKDGDLIIPVVITVYSDRSFSFITKTPPAPVLIKREIGLSLGKKPGSGSARPHKDKVGKITREQLKKIAEIKFQDMNAASIEAAAETIAGTARSMGVDVID, encoded by the coding sequence ATGAAGAAGGTAATTGGTCAAATCAAACTACAACTTCCAGCGGGTAAAGCGAATCCATCGCCTCCGGTGGGTCCTGCTTTGGGTCAGCATGGTGTCAATATCATGGGCTTCTGTAAGGAGTTCAATGCTAAGACTCAAAAGGACGGCGACCTGATTATTCCTGTGGTTATCACGGTTTACTCGGACAGATCGTTTTCCTTCATTACGAAAACACCCCCGGCTCCTGTCCTTATTAAGCGGGAAATTGGTCTAAGTCTTGGTAAAAAACCCGGCTCTGGCTCAGCACGGCCTCACAAGGACAAAGTAGGGAAAATTACCCGTGAGCAGTTAAAAAAGATTGCAGAGATTAAATTTCAGGATATGAATGCGGCCTCAATCGAGGCAGCTGCTGAAACCATCGCTGGAACTGCGCGTTCCATGGGAGTGGATGTCATTGATTAG